The Pantoea vagans genome contains the following window.
TAATAACGGGCAAATTGTTCCGGGTGTGGCCTCTTCCTGGCGCAACGATCATGGCCGTATCTGGACGTTTACTTTGCGTGATAATGCTCAATGGAGCAATGGCGAGCCGGTGACCGCGCAAGATTTCGTTTACAGTTGGCAGCGCCTGGCTGACCCGAAAACGGCATCACCTTATGCCAGTTACCTGCAAGCCGCCCATATCGCCAATATTGATTCTATTCTGGCCGGTCAAGCCTCTCCCACTGAATTGGGCGTCAAGGCGCTGGATGACCATCATCTTCAGGTCACTCTCTCAGAACCCGTTCCCTATTTTATCGACATGCTGGCCCACACCGCGATGAAGCCGGTGTACCGTGCTGCCATTGAGAAATGGGGTGAGCAGTGGACTCAGCCTCAACACTATGTAGGGAATGGTGCCTATACGCTGGCTGATTGGGTGGTCAATGAGAAAATCGTTCTCAAGCGTAATCCACGTTACTGGGACAACCCTCACACGGTAATTGATGAGGGCATATTACTGCCGCTCACGTCTGAAAATAGCGATATTAATCGCTACCGCAGTGGCGGCTCGGATATGACCAATAGCGTTGTGCCACCAGACTTGTTTAAGAAATTACAGCAAGACCTGGGTGAGCAGGTAAAAGTCAGCCCACTGCTTTGCACCTTCTATTACGAAATCAACAATAAAAAAGCGCCGTTCACTGATGCCCGTGTCAGAACCGCACTCAAGCTAACCCTCGACCGTGACATCATCGCCGACAAAATCATGGGGCAGGGGCAGATCCCAGCATATGGCCTGACGCCGCCGTTCACGCACGGGATCACGCCTGAGGCGCCATCCTGGTCGAAGCAGACGCAAGCTGAGCGCAATGCCAGCGCGAAGCAATTGCTGGCTGAAGCGGGGTTCACGCCGCAGCACCCACTGCAATTCACGCTGTTGTATAACACTTCGGAGCAGAATAAACGGCAGGCGATTGCCGCGGCTTCAATGTGGCAGAAAAACCTCGGCGCCGAGGTCACGTTACAGAATCAGGAGTGGAAAACGCTGCTGGAAACGCGCCGCCAGGCACAGTACGACGTGGTGCGCGCAACCTGGTGTTCGGATTACAACGAACCCTCCACATTCCTCAATATGCTGTTGAGTGGGTCATCGATCAATACCGCGTTTTATCATAGCGATACGTTTGACAAATTGATGGCGCAAACCCTGACCGTAACCGATGACGCTCAGCGTGCGGCCTTGTATCAACAAGCTGAAGCCCAGTTGGATAAAGATTCCGCCATTATTCCGGTTTATTACCGGGTGAGTGTGCGTCTGGTGAAGCCTTGGGTAGGGGGTTACACCGGTAAAGATCCGCAGGATATGCTGGCATTGAAATACTATTACATAAAGAAACATTGAGTAATGAGCCGATCCGGCGCTACAGTCGGGCGGCACGTTACTGAAGTAAACCCTGAAGGGTGGTAGTGATCTCTGTTCAGACAGGCAGAGATCTCCCGGAAACGGGGTACGCTGGGCGGTTGACCGACCCGGTGACGATAATAAAACTGGAGCGTAATAATGAACAACATCACGAAAAAAAGCCTGATTGCCGCTGGCGTTCTTGCAGCAATCGGCGCGCTGGCAGGGAATGCCGCGCTGGCAGCGACAGTACCAGCAGGCGTTGAATTGGCAGCAAAACAGGAACTGGTACGTGGCAATGGTGACGAAGTTCAGTCACTGGACCCGCATAAAATTGAAGGTGTGCCGGAAGATAACATCGCCCGTGACCTGTACGAAGGTCTGATCATCAGCGACAGCGATGGCAAGCCGATTCCGGGCGTGGCAGAAAGCTGGGAAAACAAAGATTTCAAAGTCTGGACTTTCCACCTGCGCAAGAACGCCAAATGGTCTAACGGTGAGCCTGTCACTGCACAAGATTTCGTGTACAGCTGGCAGCGTCTGGTCGATCCGAAAACGGCCTCTCCTTACGCCAGCTATCCGCAGTACGGCCATATCGAGAACGTTGACGACATCATCGCGGGTAAAAAACCTGTCACTGATTTGGGCGTGAAAGCGCTCGACGATCACACTCTGCAAGTGACCCTGAGTGAGCCAGTCCCTTACTTCTATAAGCTGCTGATCAACTCAGTGATGTCTCCAGTGTATAAGCCTGCTATTGATAAGTTTGGCGACCAGTGGACGCAGCCACAGAACTGGGTGGGCAACGGCGCATTTAAGCTGGAATCTCACGTAATTAACGAGCGCGTGACCATCGTGCGTAACCCAGAGTACTGGGACAACGCGCATACTGTGCTGAACAAAGTGACCTTCCTGCCAATCAACTCCGAAGTCAGTGACGTCAACCGCTACTTCTCTGAGAACGGCAGCGACATCACCTATAACAACATGCCGATTGAGCTGTTCAAAAAGCTGCAGCGTGACAACGGCAAAGAGTTGATGGTGAAGCCATACCTCTGCACCTATTACTATGAAATCAACAACCAGAAAGCGCCATTCACCGATCCACGCGTGCGTACCGCACTGAAACTGGGTCTGGATCGTGACATCATGGTTAACAAGGTACTGGCGCAAGGTCAGTTGCCTGCATACAGCTTCACGCCTCCGGCTACCGATGGCATGGAACTGTTGCCACCAGACTGGTTCAAGTGGGATCAGAACAAGCGTAATGAAGAAGCGAAGAAACTGCTGGCCGAAGCGGGTTATACCGCAGATAAGCCACTGACCTTCAACCTGCTGTACAACACCTCCGATCTGCACAAGAAGTTAGCCATTGCCGCCTCTTCTATCTGGAAGAAAAACATTGGCGTGAACATCAAGCTGGAAAACCAGGAGTGGAAGACCTTCCTGGACACCCGTCATCAGGGCAACTTCGATGTGTCCCGTGCCGCCTGGTGCGCAGACTATAACGAACCGACATCGTTCCTGAACATCATGCTGTCTGACAGCAGCAGTAACACCTCACATTATAAGAGCGCAGACTTCGATAAAGTGATCCACGATGCGGTGAAAGCGGTAGATGATAAAGCCCGTGTTGCGGATTACCAGAAAGCTGAGCAGATCCTGGATAAAGACAGCACCATCGTGCCTGTTTACTACTACGTGAACGCGCGTCTGGTGAAACCGTATGTGGGTGGTTACACCGGCAACGATCCGCTGGATAAAACCCTCGATAAAAACCTGTATATCATTAAACATTAATAGCACTCAGGCTATCGACAGTGGCGGTGCTGCGGCACCGCCTTTTTGACTTTGTGAAGCAACAGCCTGGTAGGTACGGCAATGTTAAAATTCATCCTGCGTCGGCTTCTGGAAGCGATCCCGACGCTCTTTATCTTGATTACCATCTCCTTCTTTATGATGCGACT
Protein-coding sequences here:
- a CDS encoding ABC transporter substrate-binding protein encodes the protein MKSMAAKKAAPSLLALCLSGIIAHSQAAEVSAGVPLAETQRIVINNGSEVASLDPQKTEGVPESNVIRNLLEGLVETDNNGQIVPGVASSWRNDHGRIWTFTLRDNAQWSNGEPVTAQDFVYSWQRLADPKTASPYASYLQAAHIANIDSILAGQASPTELGVKALDDHHLQVTLSEPVPYFIDMLAHTAMKPVYRAAIEKWGEQWTQPQHYVGNGAYTLADWVVNEKIVLKRNPRYWDNPHTVIDEGILLPLTSENSDINRYRSGGSDMTNSVVPPDLFKKLQQDLGEQVKVSPLLCTFYYEINNKKAPFTDARVRTALKLTLDRDIIADKIMGQGQIPAYGLTPPFTHGITPEAPSWSKQTQAERNASAKQLLAEAGFTPQHPLQFTLLYNTSEQNKRQAIAAASMWQKNLGAEVTLQNQEWKTLLETRRQAQYDVVRATWCSDYNEPSTFLNMLLSGSSINTAFYHSDTFDKLMAQTLTVTDDAQRAALYQQAEAQLDKDSAIIPVYYRVSVRLVKPWVGGYTGKDPQDMLALKYYYIKKH
- the oppA gene encoding oligopeptide ABC transporter substrate-binding protein OppA codes for the protein MNNITKKSLIAAGVLAAIGALAGNAALAATVPAGVELAAKQELVRGNGDEVQSLDPHKIEGVPEDNIARDLYEGLIISDSDGKPIPGVAESWENKDFKVWTFHLRKNAKWSNGEPVTAQDFVYSWQRLVDPKTASPYASYPQYGHIENVDDIIAGKKPVTDLGVKALDDHTLQVTLSEPVPYFYKLLINSVMSPVYKPAIDKFGDQWTQPQNWVGNGAFKLESHVINERVTIVRNPEYWDNAHTVLNKVTFLPINSEVSDVNRYFSENGSDITYNNMPIELFKKLQRDNGKELMVKPYLCTYYYEINNQKAPFTDPRVRTALKLGLDRDIMVNKVLAQGQLPAYSFTPPATDGMELLPPDWFKWDQNKRNEEAKKLLAEAGYTADKPLTFNLLYNTSDLHKKLAIAASSIWKKNIGVNIKLENQEWKTFLDTRHQGNFDVSRAAWCADYNEPTSFLNIMLSDSSSNTSHYKSADFDKVIHDAVKAVDDKARVADYQKAEQILDKDSTIVPVYYYVNARLVKPYVGGYTGNDPLDKTLDKNLYIIKH